The window GAGCGGGTGCGGGGGTTGGCCTCGCCGCGATGCAGGATCTGATCCAGTGGACTGAGTTCCTCCGGGAGTCCGGCGGCGTCCAGACCCGACGAGCTGCTCATCCACCACACGCTAGTCGGCGGTTGCGGGACAGGGAGTGGCTTTACGCGCCGTCACCGGCCCGGCTCCGACACCTCGGGCGATACACTCCTAGCCGTTGCCTCCGTAGCTCAGTGGATAGAGCAACCGCCTTCTAAGCGGTCGGTCGCAGGTTCGATCCCTGCCGGGGGCGCTTTTTCGTGGTCAGGCGACCGTCACCAGGTCGCCGGCCACAGTGGGACGGTAGCTCTGCGGTGCGGCCCCGTCGGCGGTGATCGTCTCGAAGGCGTCGGGCGCCCACGCCCACATGAACGCGCCGAGTGGCACTGCCAGTCCCCTGCCGCCCGACACCCCCGGATCGTTGATGTAGACCCTGCCGTTGTGGGTGTCCACCGCGATCACCACCACGCCGTGATTGGCATTGACGCGATCGGCTCCGGGGCTGCCCTCTTTTTCGGTAGCGTCCCAGATGGTTTGGTTGTTCACGCCGGTGATGACGCCGTGTCCCTCGAAGAGCAGCTTGCTCACGACATCGAGGGCGTCCAGACCGTCGTAATAGGTGGCGTCCTCGTCGTCGCTGGGGAAGTACCGCAGATCGGCGGCATTGCCCCGCAGCTTCAGCAGGGCCGCGGCATCTGCGGGCAGGACACCGTCTTCGCTACCTTCGCCGAGGTACATCATCTTCGATGGATCGACGACGCTCGGGGTACGTTTGGCCTGCTCGACGATCGCCTCTTCGAGCGCGCGGGTCGGTATCTGCCCCGTGAACTGTCCCTCGATCATCAGGATCGACATCAGCAGGCAGTTGTCGGCGTGGTTCTGCTCGGCCCAGTACTTCTTGTTGGAGAGATTGCCGTAGAAGCCGGTTCCGCGGATGCTGACCTTGAGCTCCTCGTTCTCGGAGTCGTCGGAGTCGTCGGAGTCGCCGGAGTCGGCATCCACCATTCGCGCGGTGACGCTGAACACCGAGTCGACGGTGTCGCGCTGGGACAGGCCGAGGCCGATCGCGATGTTGTGCATCACGAGCTGGATCACTCCGAACAGCCCCGGCCGGCGGGCCTCGGCACCGTTGTCGGCGACGATCACGAACGAATCCCTGGTGTCCTTGTCGAACTCCGAAGGATCGAACGTGTACGTGTAGGTGCCGGCCTCCGGGTCGATGGTCAGCGTGCCCATGGTCGGCGCCTGCTTGATGAGATAGTTCAGCGTGAGCCCGTTGTTGCTCTGGCCGTTGAGTTTTCCGGTGAAGACGCCGGGGGCCACCTCGATGTTGTCGGTGGGCGACAAGGTCGGCGCCTTGTTGAAGAAGGTGTACCTGACGTCGCGGACGAGCGTGTCCCACCACGATTCGGTGGGTTCGGACGCCGTGGCGGTGGCCGCCGACTCCCGATCGGTCGCGGCCGGCCCTGCGCGCGGCGTCGCTTCGCCTGTTTCGACCGATGGGGTCGGAGCGTCGGGTTCCTCGACGACCTCGGGGGCTTCGGGAGCCTCGGCGGGTGTGCTGGACCTGTCCTCGACGACCGTGATCGGTTCGGTCGCTCCGTCGGTCTCGCCGGCCTGCTCCTCCGGTGCCGCGTCGTCAACGGGCACGCTGGATTCGTTGTCCTCCGACCCGGGATCGGACGCGTCGGCGTCCCCGCCGACAGACGTCGGCCTCGACGACGACTTCTCGGACGGCTTACCGGAGGTGCGCGTGTCGGACGTACTGGCGCCGGCCGACTGATCCGCACCCGCGGCGCCGGTATCGGCAGCGGCTACGGATGCGCCGCTCAGCAACGCGATGGCGAGACCGAGGGTCAGCGCCCACGCCGTCAGCAAAGTGGAGACATCGCGGTGGTGTCGTCGTTGCGGTGCCCTACCGGGTGCCAATTCGACTGCCGCGCTGCGCAGGTTGAACGACGCTCTGTCCACTCTGACCCCCGACGTCCCGTTCGGCAGCGGTGCCGACCCGTGTCAGGGACAAATTAACTCAGCTGCAGCAAAGCAGCCGCGGTTTCCCGCGAAATTCTCTTGCGGGCGTCAGCGCCCGCGACCGTCGGCGAAATCCTGCTCGAGAAATTCCAGAAGCACCGCGTTGAATTCGTCGGCGTGACTCATCGGGATGCCGTGCGGACCACCGGCGATGACGTGCAGCCGTCCGTCCGGGAGCAGTTCGTAGGTCCGCTTGCCCGACCCTTCGAACGGCACGGTGGCGTCGCTGTCACCGTGGATGACCAGGCTGGGAACGGTGACCTTCGGCAGGTCCTCGCGGAAATCGGTGCCGCCGAACGCGGCCATGCATGCCAGCGTTGCGGGCTTGTCTGCGTCACCGCACATCGAAAGCGCCTCCTGACGCTCCTGCTCGGTCACCTGCAGCTCACCATCGGCCGAGAACACATCGGTCATGAACTGCTCGAAGAACGCGTCCTGGTCGGTGGTGAGCGACGCCGCCATCCTGGCCGCTTCGAGCTTGCCCAGCGGCCCTTCGGGGTTGTCCTTGCGCGCCGACATGAACGGCGTGACCGACGAGGCGAACACGACGCTGCGGATCCGTTCGACGCCCTTGCGCGCGCAGTACGCGGCCACTTCGCCCCCGCCCATCGAGAACCCCACCAGGGTCACGTCGGTGAGGTCCAGTTCTTCGAGAACCGCGGACAGGTCATCGGACAGGCTCTCGTAGGTGTAACCGATCAACGGCTTGTCGCTGCGACCGAATCCGCGTCGGTCGTAGGTGATCACCCGGTATCCGGCATCTCGCAGCGCGTCGACCTGGTGAGCCCAGGAATCGCTGTGCAACGGCCAACCGTGGATCAGAACGACGGGCCGAGCGTCCCCGCCGGAGTCGTCGACGTGCAGATCGGTGCTGCGCAGTGGTCCTCGGTAGGCGGTGATCATGGTCATGGACGTCGTTTTCCTTTCGGCCTGACGTCCGTTTCTGTACCCACCCTGTGAACGATCACTACCTGGCTGTGCGGTTGATCACGGGTTCCAGTCCGTCGAGCACTCGCGCCAGGCCGAAGCGGTAGGCGTGGTCCGCGTCGTAGGCAGAGCCGAACGCCTGGCCGGCTGCCGCCCCGATACGCGCTGCGAGCGGGAACTTTTCGTCGTCGAAGACCTCGGCCAGCAGCGGCCCGGCGCGATCCCACCACGCCTGGTCGCTGACGCCGCTGTCGCGTCGCGCCTCGCGGGCATCGCCGGCGATACGCGCCACCGAGGTCACGAACCCGAGAACGTAGGTCAGCGCCGAGTCCATATCCAGATCGCTGAGGCCAAGCCCATCGAAGGCGCGCAGTTCGTGGTCGTATTTGGCGGCTGTGCCCGGCCCCAGGGGCGGACGCGTGGTGGCGAGCTGGGTCACCCACGGGTGCTCGTCGAGCAGCGCGCGGTTCTCGTCGGCGATCGCCGTGACCCGGTGCCGCCACGGGAGCCCGGACAGGTCGCCGCGGGACATCTGCCCGTAGACGTTGTCGAGCATCAGGTCGAGCAGCTCGGCTTTGCCGGGCACATAGGTGTAGATCGCCATCGGCGCGAGGCCCAGGACGCCCGCGACCGCGCGGATCGTGACTGCCGACAAACCCTGGGTGTCGGCGATGCCGACCGCGGCGGCCACGACGGCGTCGACGGAGGTGCGCTGCTTGGGACCCCGACCGGAGCGGGCCTCTGCCGGAACGCGCCACAACAGTTCGAGAGTGCGCACCGGATCGCCCGCGCTGCTGCGCGCGGATCCCGAACCAGGATTGTCCATCCGACCGATCGTAGCTGGTGGAAGGCTCGTCATAATCGCGTACACTGTACGGTGTACGCAGTACGTAGATAAAGGAGATGCGCAGTGACCCCACCCACCCACGACGGGTTCGAGCCGTCGAGCAGCGACGTCGCGGCGGTCTTGGCCTGGTTCGAGCACTACGACGCGCTCGCGGTCGCCAAGGACGTCGACGCAATGGCAGACCAGGCGATGTTCCCGCTGAACGAGGTCACCGACGGATACGCCGCGTCGTGCGACCGGGAGAAGTTCGTCGCACAGATGACCGAACAACTCGGCCAGCCAGGCGACGTCTCGATGGACTCGGTGCGCACGCCACACTTCGTCAACGAGAACCTGGTCTTCGTGATCACCGATGCGACCATCACGGCGGCCGGGCAGAGCCACCGGGTCCGCTACGGCGACCTGCTGGTCAAGACCGGCGGGGAATGGCGCTTCCAGACCATGGTCCAGGGCGGCTGGGGCGAGTTCTGAGCCCGTCCCTCGGCGATTCGGGTGTCGTTGGTCAACGCAGTGTTGACCAACGACACCGAAGTCCCGCCGTAGTCTGGCCGGGATGGCCATCGACGACGACGATCCGGTCCAGCGACGCCTGGCCGTGCGACCCGATTCCGGGTACGTCTACCGCACCGCGTGGCGGGTCGCGACCGGTGACATCGGCAGCGATCTGAACCTGCGCCTCGACGGCGTCGCCCGCTATATCCAGGAGGTCGGCGCCGAGAACCTCGTCGACGCCGGTGAGGCCGAGGCACATCCGCACTGGCTGGTGCAGCGCACGGTGATCGACGTGATCGAACCGATCGAGTTCCCCAACGAGGTCGCGTTCAGCCGCTGGTGCTCGGGTCTGTCGACCCGCTGGTGCACGATGCGCGTCGACCTCGTCGGCAGCGACGGCGGGCGCATCGAGACGGAGGGGTTCTGGATCGCGATGAATGCGAAAACCCTGACGCCGCAACGGGCCACCGACTCCCTCATCGAGCGGTTCTCCACCACGACCACCGAGCATCGCCTGAAATGGCGTCCGTGGCTGAAGAATCCGGCCGACGCCACCGAGTCGATGCCGTTCGCGCTGCGCCGCACCGACATCGACCTTTTCGAGCACGTCACCAACACCGCCTACTGGCACGCGATCCACGAGGTGATCGCCCGCGTTCCCGATGTCTGCGCGCCGCCCTACCGGGCGGTCATCGAGTACCGCAAGCCGATCAAGTTCGGCGAGGACGTCGTCATCACCTGGCGCCGCGACGGCGACGCACCGCATGTCGACATCGCGCTGACCGTGGACGGCGAGGTGCGGGCCGCGGCCCTGCTGCGCACCCTCTCGCTAGGCTGAGCCCCGTGTCCGAACTGGTACTGATGCAGGTCACCGACCGCGTCGCACTCATCACGATCAACGATCCCGACCGGCGCAACGCCGTGACCGCGGAGATCTCGGCGGCGCTGCGGGCGGCGGTGAGCGCGGCCGAGGCCGACCCCGACGTGCACGCGGTGATCGTCACGGGGGCGGGAAAGGCTTTCTGCGCAGGAGCCGATCTCACCGCGCTCGGCGCGGCGACCGAAGACGGGCTGCGGGTGATCTACGACGGGTTCCTCGCCGTCGCACAGTGCAGCCTGCCGACGATCGCGGCGGTCAACGGTGCTGCCGTCGGCGCCGGCCTGAACTTGGCGCTGGCGGCCGACGTGCGCATCGCCGGACCGCACGCGATGTTCGATCCGCGCTTCCAGAAGTTGGGCATCCATCCCGGCGGCGGCGCGACCTGGATGCTGCAGCGGATCACCGGCCCGCAGGCCGCCCGCGCCGCCCTGCTGTTCGGGATGCGATTCGACGCCGACGCCGCCGTACGCCACGGACTCGCCCTCGAGGTGGCCGACGATCCGGTCGCACGGGCACGCGAACTGGCCGCCGGCCCCGCCGGCGCACCCCGTGACGTCGTGGTGGCCACCAAGGCGTCGATGCGTGCCACCGCCCATCCGGGCACCGACGACCTCGAGCAACACCGCCTCGCGGTCGACATCGAGATCGTGCCCCAGGCCACCTCGATCGAGTCACCCGAGTTCGCGGCCCGGCTGGCCGCCGCCAAGCGCAGGTGACCTAGGGCGCCAGCGCGACGATCCGCTCGGCACGCCGCAGCACCGGCATGTCGACCATCTGGCCTTCGTACTGGAAAACCCCGCGCTCGGCCTGCGCCGCGGCCAGCACCCGGCGGGCCCAGTCGGCCTGCGCCTCGGTCGGTGTGTAGCCGTCCCGGATCACCGGCAACTGCGTCGGGTGGATCGCGACCTTGCCGTCGAAGCCGACCGCGACCGCGTCGTCGACCTCACCCCGCAGCCCGTCGAGATTCTTGATGTCGAGGAACACCGAGTCCAGCGCGACCCGTCCGTATGCCTTGGCGGCCAGCAGTGTCTGGGAGCGGACGTGGCGGGCGACCTCGCGGTAGGAGCCGTCGGGGTAGCGGTTGGCCGTCCCGCCGAGTTCGGCGAACAGGTCCTCGGCACCCCACATCAGCGCGTACGCGTTGTCCACCCGCGCCAGGTCGACCACGTTCAGCGCGCCCAGCGGCGTCTCGATCAGCACGATCACGTCCAACGGCGCCAACGCGCGGACCTGTTCGGGCGCTTCGGTCTTGGCGAGCATCACCGTGGTGTATGCGGTGCGCGCGACGGCCTCCAGGTCGGGTCCGTGATCAGCGGTGCCGGTCGGGTTGACTCGCACCACGGTGCGCGCCGGATCCAGCGGGGTGTTCACCAGCGCTTCCCGGGCCGCAGCGCGGTCCTTGGCCGCGACGCCGTCTTCGAGATCGACGATCACGATATCGGCTGCGGCCGCGGCCTTTTCGAACCGTTCCGGTCGGTCCGCGGGGCAGAACAACCATGCCGTCCCGGGTGCCAGTGTCACTGCGCCTCTCCTTCGGGTCGCTTGCGCACCATCGTCTTGCGCGATGCGGTCGCCACGATATCGCCGTGCTGATTGCGCCCGACGTGGCTGAAGGTGACGATCCCCTCCCCCGGCCGGCTCTTGGACTCCCGCTTGTCGGTGACCTCGGTCTCGGCGTACAGCGTGTCGCCGTGGAACAGCGGCTTCGGAAAGGCCACCTCGCCGAAGCCGAGATTGCCGACGATCGTGCCCTGGGTCAGCTGCGCGACCGACAGACCGACCAGCGTGGACAGCGTGAACATCGAATTGACCAACCGCTGGTTGAACGGCGGCAACGCATCCGAGAACGCGGCGTCCAGGTGCAGCGCCTGGGTGTTCATCGTCAACGTCGTGAACAGGACGTTGTCGGCCTCGGTGATGGTGCGGCCGGGCCGGTGCTGGTAGAGCACGCCGGTTTCGAACTCCTCGAACCACAACCCGCGCTGGACGACGATCTTCGTGTACCCGCTCACTTCGGTCCGATCGTTCGCTCCGCTCACAGTCCCAGCTCCCGCCCGATCAGCATCAGCTGCACTTCGGTTGTGCCCTCGCCGATCTCGAGGATCTTCGAGTCCCGGTAGTGTCGCGCCACCGAGTACTCGTTCATGAAGCCGTAGCCACCGAAGATCTGGGTGGCGTCACGGGCGTTGTCCATCGCGGCTTCGCTGGCGACCATCTTGGCCACCGAGGCGGCCTTCTTGAACGGCTTCCCGGACAGCATCAGCGCGGCGGCGTCGTAATAGGCGGCACGCGCGGTGTGGGCCCTGGCCTCCATCCGGGCGATCTTGAAGGCGATGGCCTGGTAGGTCCCGATCGCCGCGCCGAAGGCCTGACGCTCCTTGGCGTACTTGACGCTTTCGTCGACGCAACCCTGTGCGGCGCCGACCGACAGCGCCGCGATCGCGATCCGGCCTTCATCGAGGATCCGAAGGAAATTGGCGTAACCACGGCCGCGTTCACCGAGCAGGTTCTCCTGCGGCACGCGGACGTCGTCGAAGCTCAACGGGTGGGTGTCGGAGGCGTTCCAGCCGACCTTGTTGTACGCGGGTTCGGCGGTGAAACCCTCGGTGGGCACCGGCACCAGGATCGACGAGATCTCCTTCTTACCGTTGTTCTCACCGGTGACCGCGGTGACGGTGACGAGCTTGGTGATGTCGGTACCCGAGTTGGTGATGAACTGCTTGGTGCCATTGATGACCCAGCTCGCCCCGTCCGATTTCGCCGTGGTCTTCGTCGCGCCCGCGTCACTTCCCCCGCCGGCTTCGGTCAAACCGAACGCGCCCAGCGCCTTTCCGCTCGCCAGCAGCGGCAGCCACTCCTGCTTCTGGGACTCGTTGCCGAATCGGTACACCGGCATCGCACCCAGCGACACGCCTGCCTCGAGGGTGATCGCGACACTCTGGTCGACCTTCCCGAGTTCTTCGAGCGCCAGGCACAACGCGAAGTAGTCACCGCCCATGCCGCCGTACTCCTCGGGGAACGGCAGCCCGAACAGTCCCATGTCGGCCATGCCCGACACGACCTCGTACGGGAACGAGTGCTCCTCGTCGTGTTTGGCCGCCACCGGCGCGACGACGCTCTGGGCGAAGTCGCGCACGGTCTTGGCCAGTTGCGCGTAGTGGTCCGGAAGTGTCCCGGTGGACAGGAAATCACTCATGCCTTCGGCTCCTCGCTTGCCGTTATCCGGGCCAGCACCTGGCCCACTTTCACCTGTTCGCCCGCGTCGACCAGCAACTCGACAACGCCGTCGACCGGCGCGGACAACGCGTGTTCCATCTTCATCGCCTCGACGGTGACCACGACAGTGCCCGCCGTCACCGCCGCGCCGTCCTCGACGCCGACCGCGACGACGGTTCCCGGCATCGGGCTGGTCAGTTCGGCGTCGCCGCTGTGTTCGTCGTCGGGACGCACCGGCGCCTCACGGACCTCCTCGACCATGGTCACCCGGCCCGCACCCGCCAGCCAGACCTGACCCGGCGCCTCGGCCACGAGGTATTCGGTGCGCAGCCCGTCGATCGTGACGGCGAGCAGGTCACCGTCCAACGACGCTCGCAGCGTGCGCGTTTCACCGCCCTCGACCGTCGCCGTCGCGTCCCCGGGGGCTCCCGTCAGCCACACATGATCGGTGCGTTCACCGGCGTGCAGGCGGATGGACGTCGGCGCGCGACCGGCGATGCGCCATCCCGACGGTACGTCCCACGGGTCTGCCGGCGCGGTGGGCCATGATCGCAACCAGCGGTAGGCCGCGCCCGCGATGAGGTCGTCGTCGGTCGGCGGGGCGGGCGCGAAGTCGGGCAGGCGCCGGTCGAGCAGGCCGGTGTCGAGGTCGCCGGCGGCCACGTCGGGGTCGGCGAGCAGAAAGCGCAGGAACTCCACGTTGGTGGTCAGACCCAGCACCGCGGTGTCGGCCAGCGCGGCGTCCAGCGCGCGCAGCGCGGCCGGCCTGTCCTGTGCGTGGGTGATCACCTTGGCGAGCATCGGGTCGTAGTCACTGCCGACCACGGTGCCGCGCACCAATCCGGAGTCGACGCGCACGCCCGGCCCGGCCGGCTCACGAAGCCCGAGAACGTGACCGCCGGTGGGCAGGAAGCCGCGGGCGGGATCCTCGGCGTACACCCGCGCCTCGATCGCATGGCCGTCGAGGTGGATGTCGTCCTGCGCGATCGGCAGCGTCTCCCCTGCCGCGATCCTCACCTGCAGTTCGACCAGATCCAGGCCGGTGACCATCTCGGTGACCGGATGTTCCACCTGCAGTCGCGTGTTCATCTCCATGAAGAAGAACTCGTCGGGCCGGTCGGCGGAGACGATGAACTCGACGGTGCCGGCGCCGGTGTAGTCGACGCTGCGGGCGGTGTCGCACGCCGCAGCGCCGATCCGGGCCCGGGTGGCGGGATCCAGCAGCGGTGACGGTGCTTCCTCGATCACCTTCTGGTGGCGGCGCTGCAGGCTGCACTCACGCTCGCCGAGATGCACGACGTTGCCGTGGGAATCGGCGAGGACCTGCACCTCGATGTGGCGCGGATTCAGGACGAACCGCTCCAAGAACAGCGTGTCGTCGCCGAATGCCGACGCCGCCTCGCGCCGCGCACTGGCAAGGGCCGCAGCAAGATCGGCGGCGTCGTGGACGACGCGCATGCCCTTGCCGCCACCGCCCGCCGACGGCTTCACCAGCACCGGGAACCCCACATCGGGCGCCCCCGCGATCAGGTCGTCGTCGGTCAGCCCGGGCCGCGAGATACCCGGAACCACCGGGACACCGAACTCGGACACCGCGGCCTTCGCCGAGATCTTGTCGCCCATGGTCTGGATCGCGGCGACCGGAGGGCCGATGAACACCACACCGGCCGACCGCAGCGCATCGGCGAATTGCGAGTTCTCCGAGAGGAATCCGTAGCCCGGGTGCACAGCTTGGGCACCGGTGCGTGTGATCGCGGCCAGCAATGCGTCGATCGACAGATAGCTCTGCCGAGCCGGGGCGGGCCCGATGTTGATCGCGACGTCGGCCTCGCGGACGTGACGGGCGCCGGCGTCGGCGTCGCTGAACACCGCGACCGAGCGGATACCCATCGCCCGCAGCGTGCGGATGACCCGGACCGCGATCTCGCCGCGGTTGGCCACCAGAACCGTATCGAACATGTTCACATCCTGAAGACGCCGTAGGACACCGGCTCCAGCGGAGCCTGGCCTGTCACCGAAAGTGCGAGTCCGACAACGTCTCTGGTGTCGGCGGGGTCGATCACACCGTCGTCCCACAGCCGTGCGGTGGAGTAGTACGGGTTGCCCTGGCTCTCGTACTGCGCACGGATGGGCGCCTTGAAGGCCTCTTCCTCCTCGGGTGTCATGTCACCGCGCACGGTGGCCAGCACCGACGCGGCCTGCTCGCCGCCCATCACCGAGATCCGCGCATTCGGCCACATCCACAGAAAGCGTGGCGAATACGCGCGTCCGCACATCGAGTAGTTGCCCGCGCCGTAGGAACCGCCGATCACCACGGTCAGCTTCGGCACCCGCGCGCACGCCACCGCGGTGACCATCTTGGCACCGTGCTTGGCGATGCCGCCGGCCTCGTAATCGCGACCGACCATGAAGCCGGAGATGTTCTGCAGGAACAGCAGCGGAGTGTTGCGCTTGTCGCACAACTCGATGAAATGCGCGCCCTTGACCGCGGATTCGCCGAACAGCACCCCATTGTTGGCGACGATGCCGACGGGATGCCCGTGGATGCGGGCGAACCCGGTCACCAGCGTGGTGCCGTATGCGGCCTTGAACTCGGCGAAATCACCGCCGTCGACGATGCGGGTGATCACCTCGTGCACGTCGTAGGGCACCCGGGAGTCGACGGGCACCACGTCGTAGAGCTCGGTCTGATCGGCCACCGCGTCGACGGGCGGGGCGACGTCCCACGGTGGCGCGGCCTTGGGTGCCAGCGTGCCGACGATGCGGCGCACGATGCGCAGCGCGTCGCGGTCGTCGTGGGCGAGATGGTCGGTGACGCCGGAGACCTTGGAGTGCAGATCGCCGCCGCCGAGGTCCTCCGCGGTGACGACCTCGCCGGTGGCGGCCTTCACCAGCGGCGGACCGCCGAGGAAGATGGTGCCCTGGTTGCGCACGATCACGGCCTCGTCGCTCATCGCCGGGACGTACGCGCCGCCGGCGGTGCAGGAACCGAGGACAGCGGCGATCTGCGCAATCCCCTTGGCGCTCATGGTGGCCTGGTTGTAGAAG is drawn from Mycolicibacterium gilvum and contains these coding sequences:
- a CDS encoding carboxyl transferase domain-containing protein; amino-acid sequence: MAARASHRDDHVALVDQLRTKLAAAALGGSQRARERHVSRGKLLPRDRVDGLLDPGSPFLELAALAADGMYDDECPGAGMIAGIGRVSGRECMIVANDATVKGGTYYPVTVKKHLRAQEIALQNLLPCIYLVDSGGAFLPRQDEVFPDREHFGRIFYNQATMSAKGIAQIAAVLGSCTAGGAYVPAMSDEAVIVRNQGTIFLGGPPLVKAATGEVVTAEDLGGGDLHSKVSGVTDHLAHDDRDALRIVRRIVGTLAPKAAPPWDVAPPVDAVADQTELYDVVPVDSRVPYDVHEVITRIVDGGDFAEFKAAYGTTLVTGFARIHGHPVGIVANNGVLFGESAVKGAHFIELCDKRNTPLLFLQNISGFMVGRDYEAGGIAKHGAKMVTAVACARVPKLTVVIGGSYGAGNYSMCGRAYSPRFLWMWPNARISVMGGEQAASVLATVRGDMTPEEEEAFKAPIRAQYESQGNPYYSTARLWDDGVIDPADTRDVVGLALSVTGQAPLEPVSYGVFRM
- a CDS encoding TetR/AcrR family transcriptional regulator, whose amino-acid sequence is MDNPGSGSARSSAGDPVRTLELLWRVPAEARSGRGPKQRTSVDAVVAAAVGIADTQGLSAVTIRAVAGVLGLAPMAIYTYVPGKAELLDLMLDNVYGQMSRGDLSGLPWRHRVTAIADENRALLDEHPWVTQLATTRPPLGPGTAAKYDHELRAFDGLGLSDLDMDSALTYVLGFVTSVARIAGDAREARRDSGVSDQAWWDRAGPLLAEVFDDEKFPLAARIGAAAGQAFGSAYDADHAYRFGLARVLDGLEPVINRTAR
- a CDS encoding acyl-[acyl-carrier-protein] thioesterase → MDDDDPVQRRLAVRPDSGYVYRTAWRVATGDIGSDLNLRLDGVARYIQEVGAENLVDAGEAEAHPHWLVQRTVIDVIEPIEFPNEVAFSRWCSGLSTRWCTMRVDLVGSDGGRIETEGFWIAMNAKTLTPQRATDSLIERFSTTTTEHRLKWRPWLKNPADATESMPFALRRTDIDLFEHVTNTAYWHAIHEVIARVPDVCAPPYRAVIEYRKPIKFGEDVVITWRRDGDAPHVDIALTVDGEVRAAALLRTLSLG
- a CDS encoding acetyl-CoA carboxylase biotin carboxylase subunit translates to MFDTVLVANRGEIAVRVIRTLRAMGIRSVAVFSDADAGARHVREADVAINIGPAPARQSYLSIDALLAAITRTGAQAVHPGYGFLSENSQFADALRSAGVVFIGPPVAAIQTMGDKISAKAAVSEFGVPVVPGISRPGLTDDDLIAGAPDVGFPVLVKPSAGGGGKGMRVVHDAADLAAALASARREAASAFGDDTLFLERFVLNPRHIEVQVLADSHGNVVHLGERECSLQRRHQKVIEEAPSPLLDPATRARIGAAACDTARSVDYTGAGTVEFIVSADRPDEFFFMEMNTRLQVEHPVTEMVTGLDLVELQVRIAAGETLPIAQDDIHLDGHAIEARVYAEDPARGFLPTGGHVLGLREPAGPGVRVDSGLVRGTVVGSDYDPMLAKVITHAQDRPAALRALDAALADTAVLGLTTNVEFLRFLLADPDVAAGDLDTGLLDRRLPDFAPAPPTDDDLIAGAAYRWLRSWPTAPADPWDVPSGWRIAGRAPTSIRLHAGERTDHVWLTGAPGDATATVEGGETRTLRASLDGDLLAVTIDGLRTEYLVAEAPGQVWLAGAGRVTMVEEVREAPVRPDDEHSGDAELTSPMPGTVVAVGVEDGAAVTAGTVVVTVEAMKMEHALSAPVDGVVELLVDAGEQVKVGQVLARITASEEPKA
- a CDS encoding MaoC family dehydratase, which codes for MSGYTKIVVQRGLWFEEFETGVLYQHRPGRTITEADNVLFTTLTMNTQALHLDAAFSDALPPFNQRLVNSMFTLSTLVGLSVAQLTQGTIVGNLGFGEVAFPKPLFHGDTLYAETEVTDKRESKSRPGEGIVTFSHVGRNQHGDIVATASRKTMVRKRPEGEAQ
- a CDS encoding HpcH/HpaI aldolase/citrate lyase family protein; amino-acid sequence: MTLAPGTAWLFCPADRPERFEKAAAAADIVIVDLEDGVAAKDRAAAREALVNTPLDPARTVVRVNPTGTADHGPDLEAVARTAYTTVMLAKTEAPEQVRALAPLDVIVLIETPLGALNVVDLARVDNAYALMWGAEDLFAELGGTANRYPDGSYREVARHVRSQTLLAAKAYGRVALDSVFLDIKNLDGLRGEVDDAVAVGFDGKVAIHPTQLPVIRDGYTPTEAQADWARRVLAAAQAERGVFQYEGQMVDMPVLRRAERIVALAP
- a CDS encoding acyl-CoA dehydrogenase family protein, with amino-acid sequence MSDFLSTGTLPDHYAQLAKTVRDFAQSVVAPVAAKHDEEHSFPYEVVSGMADMGLFGLPFPEEYGGMGGDYFALCLALEELGKVDQSVAITLEAGVSLGAMPVYRFGNESQKQEWLPLLASGKALGAFGLTEAGGGSDAGATKTTAKSDGASWVINGTKQFITNSGTDITKLVTVTAVTGENNGKKEISSILVPVPTEGFTAEPAYNKVGWNASDTHPLSFDDVRVPQENLLGERGRGYANFLRILDEGRIAIAALSVGAAQGCVDESVKYAKERQAFGAAIGTYQAIAFKIARMEARAHTARAAYYDAAALMLSGKPFKKAASVAKMVASEAAMDNARDATQIFGGYGFMNEYSVARHYRDSKILEIGEGTTEVQLMLIGRELGL
- a CDS encoding enoyl-CoA hydratase, which encodes MSELVLMQVTDRVALITINDPDRRNAVTAEISAALRAAVSAAEADPDVHAVIVTGAGKAFCAGADLTALGAATEDGLRVIYDGFLAVAQCSLPTIAAVNGAAVGAGLNLALAADVRIAGPHAMFDPRFQKLGIHPGGGATWMLQRITGPQAARAALLFGMRFDADAAVRHGLALEVADDPVARARELAAGPAGAPRDVVVATKASMRATAHPGTDDLEQHRLAVDIEIVPQATSIESPEFAARLAAAKRR
- a CDS encoding alpha/beta fold hydrolase yields the protein MTMITAYRGPLRSTDLHVDDSGGDARPVVLIHGWPLHSDSWAHQVDALRDAGYRVITYDRRGFGRSDKPLIGYTYESLSDDLSAVLEELDLTDVTLVGFSMGGGEVAAYCARKGVERIRSVVFASSVTPFMSARKDNPEGPLGKLEAARMAASLTTDQDAFFEQFMTDVFSADGELQVTEQERQEALSMCGDADKPATLACMAAFGGTDFREDLPKVTVPSLVIHGDSDATVPFEGSGKRTYELLPDGRLHVIAGGPHGIPMSHADEFNAVLLEFLEQDFADGRGR